One segment of Thermodesulfovibrio sp. 3907-1M DNA contains the following:
- the proC gene encoding pyrroline-5-carboxylate reductase has translation MIGFIGGGNMAEALIRGLVKEGKKNIIVSEPIAERRRYLENCYGVKTTPSNQEVVNLSNIIVLAVKPQNMKEVLEEIKDTVSEKHTVVSIAAGIPIEFIQKYLKTDKLIRAMPNLAATVGEAITVLALCECLEMKIIAPVRDIFMSVGKVITLPEQYMNLVTALSGSGPGFFCYIVEQFIDVATELGFAEDIAKELVVQTFIGTAKLLDSGLPPDKIRQKVTSPAGTTEAGLKVLSQGALREILFKTVQEAAKRAEELSIQS, from the coding sequence ATGATAGGTTTTATTGGTGGTGGCAATATGGCAGAAGCCCTTATAAGAGGGCTTGTTAAAGAGGGTAAAAAAAATATTATCGTATCTGAACCAATTGCTGAAAGAAGAAGATACCTTGAGAACTGTTATGGAGTAAAAACAACGCCATCGAATCAGGAAGTTGTTAATTTATCTAACATCATTGTACTTGCAGTAAAACCTCAAAATATGAAAGAAGTTCTTGAAGAGATTAAAGATACTGTTTCTGAAAAACACACTGTAGTTTCAATAGCTGCAGGAATTCCTATTGAATTCATTCAGAAATATCTCAAAACAGACAAGTTAATCAGAGCTATGCCAAATCTTGCAGCCACAGTGGGAGAGGCAATAACTGTTCTTGCCCTTTGCGAGTGCCTTGAAATGAAGATTATAGCTCCGGTAAGAGACATATTCATGAGTGTGGGAAAAGTAATTACGCTGCCAGAACAATACATGAATCTTGTCACTGCTTTGTCAGGCAGTGGACCTGGATTTTTCTGTTACATAGTTGAGCAGTTTATAGATGTGGCAACAGAGCTTGGATTCGCTGAGGATATAGCAAAGGAACTCGTAGTGCAAACATTTATTGGAACAGCAAAGCTTCTTGACAGCGGACTTCCACCTGATAAAATCAGACAGAAGGTAACATCTCCCGCTGGAACAACAGAAGCAGGGCTGAAGGTTTTGTCTCAGGGAGCATTAAGAGAAATCCTTTTTAAAACAGTGCAGGAAGCAGCAAAAAGAGCTGAAGAGCTCAGCATTCAGAGCTGA
- a CDS encoding YggT family protein: protein MFIIGNLIIALANILDIVFTIYTFIVIIAAVLSWVNPDPYNPVVRFVYAVTEPLLRPIRRLLPLRLPVDISPLILLLLIYFLQRFLIPSLVELGYRIKGGIV from the coding sequence ATGTTTATAATTGGAAATCTCATAATTGCACTGGCAAACATTTTAGATATTGTCTTTACCATTTATACCTTTATCGTGATTATTGCAGCAGTACTTAGCTGGGTGAACCCAGACCCTTACAATCCTGTTGTCCGCTTCGTTTATGCAGTTACAGAGCCTCTGCTCAGACCAATAAGAAGACTGTTACCCCTGAGACTTCCTGTTGATATTTCACCATTAATTCTTTTGCTTTTGATATATTTTCTACAGAGATTTTTAATCCCAAGCCTTGTAGAGCTTGGTTACAGAATTAAAGGAGGCATTGTATGA
- a CDS encoding DivIVA domain-containing protein: protein MRITPLDIQQKQFKVKFRGFDMEEVYSFLEIIREELEELLKENSMLKEKVAILENQMEEYRKIEQSIRDTLMTAQKLVEDYKANAKKEAELIIKEAEIKAENIIKEAQEKVVKIHEDIVDLKGIRRHFKEEIKRLIESHLRMLEFDKEREGEEESEI from the coding sequence ATGAGAATCACACCACTGGATATTCAACAAAAGCAGTTCAAGGTTAAATTCAGAGGTTTTGACATGGAAGAAGTATACTCTTTTCTTGAGATTATCAGGGAAGAGTTGGAAGAACTTTTAAAAGAAAACTCAATGCTAAAGGAAAAGGTTGCAATCCTTGAGAATCAGATGGAGGAATACAGAAAGATTGAGCAATCAATTAGAGATACATTGATGACAGCACAAAAGCTTGTTGAAGACTACAAAGCAAATGCTAAAAAAGAGGCTGAACTTATAATTAAAGAGGCTGAAATAAAGGCAGAGAATATTATTAAGGAAGCACAGGAAAAAGTTGTCAAAATTCACGAGGATATTGTGGATCTAAAAGGAATAAGAAGGCATTTTAAAGAAGAGATAAAAAGACTCATAGAGAGTCATTTAAGAATGCTTGAGTTTGATAAAGAAAGAGAAGGGGAAGAAGAAAGTGAGATTTAG